In Zea mays cultivar B73 chromosome 7, Zm-B73-REFERENCE-NAM-5.0, whole genome shotgun sequence, the following proteins share a genomic window:
- the LOC100274070 gene encoding uncharacterized protein LOC100274070: protein MADAAPSVRARRAHGRSSSLRRVRSVILAVTSRREVSLHASSSRAESSPMLMRLYSNLSATASPWSMLQPTVKIVGVAQLANRILAGRRFLFRHSTTPLLLDPVSNPPWRLPDFAGEVCRRPLVPARPIRALAPHPSSFARALVCGRAAELVLPCS from the coding sequence ATGGCCGATGCTGCTCCATCGGTTCGCGCTCGTCGCGCACATGGCCGGAGCTCTTCCCTGCGTCGTGTGCGTTCCGTCATCCTTGCTGTGACTTCGCGTCGTGAAGTTTCCCTGCACGCGTCGAGCTCCCGCGCCGAATCCAGCCCCATGTTGATGCGTCTCTATTCCAACTTGTCAGCCACGGCCTCGCCTTGGTCTATGCTGCAGCCCACCGTCAAAATCGTCGGAGTCGCTCAACTCGCCAATCGCATCTTGGCCGGTCGTCGATTTCTTTTTCGCCATAGTACAACACCGTTGTTGTTAGATCCGGTCTCCAACCCGCCATGGCGCTTGCCGGACTTTGCCGGTGAAGTTTGTCGTCGTCCTCTGGTCCCAGCCCGACCCATCCGTGCACTCGCTCCTCATCCATCGAGCTTCGCGCGTGCTCTTGTTTGTGGTCGAGCTGCTGAACTCGTCCTTCCTTGTTCCTGA